Proteins encoded in a region of the Schaalia hyovaginalis genome:
- a CDS encoding tyrosine-type recombinase/integrase, protein MEVTGDLLLAWCGSREWAPETRHSYYVSIRSFFTWWTAGVAEDPSRVLPHVRRPRGAPRPVPTSVLEEALRRSSGRDRLILCLAALSGLRAGEIARVCADDLVDDLGGRSLVVRGKGGVVRLVPLSAWLAAEVERACARGGGWAFPSKYGGHLSPAHVSKLGATALPSPWTLHTLRHRFATTAYRAQRDLLAVQRLLGHASVETTQRYAEPPNDALRRAVEAADLFAVEH, encoded by the coding sequence ATGGAAGTCACTGGGGATCTCCTGCTCGCCTGGTGCGGCAGCCGAGAGTGGGCGCCGGAGACTCGGCACTCCTACTACGTGTCGATCCGCAGCTTCTTCACCTGGTGGACGGCTGGTGTCGCCGAGGATCCGTCTCGCGTCTTGCCCCATGTGCGCCGGCCTCGAGGGGCGCCTCGGCCCGTGCCGACCAGTGTTCTCGAGGAGGCCCTGCGTCGCAGTTCGGGGCGCGATCGCCTCATCTTGTGCCTGGCGGCATTGTCCGGTCTCCGAGCTGGGGAGATCGCCCGGGTGTGTGCTGATGACCTTGTGGATGATCTCGGCGGGCGTTCGTTGGTGGTTCGTGGAAAGGGTGGGGTCGTTCGCCTCGTTCCCCTTTCCGCGTGGCTCGCTGCCGAGGTTGAGCGTGCGTGTGCGCGCGGCGGCGGATGGGCATTCCCCTCGAAGTACGGCGGCCATCTATCGCCTGCTCACGTCTCCAAGCTTGGAGCGACGGCCCTTCCGTCTCCGTGGACTCTTCACACATTGCGGCACCGATTCGCGACCACCGCCTATCGGGCTCAGCGCGACCTCCTCGCCGTCCAGCGCCTTCTTGGGCACGCCTCGGTCGAAACGACTCAACGCTATGCCGAGCCTCCTAACGATGCTCTTCGTCGGGCTGTGGAGGCCGCTGATCTCTTTGCTGTCGAACACTGA
- a CDS encoding ParA family protein — MTIIAISNQKGGVGKTTTTFHLARAAARSGARVLVVDMDPQANLSAALAADGIVDGQAGVADALSARSPLTLANVLVPTVWEGVTLAPSGGDALAAVRDELIGVQAGREQRLRRAIASVGQVFDLVLVDCPPSLDQLSINALSAADAVLIVTQAKLWSSSGLAHLLETISQVGEYYNSGLKVAGVLVNLHEGQTVSARHWLDELEAACAARGLPLLLPAIPRRVVIADAAEAALGLDQWTPPQMDLQDLYESHLEALLANAGTHGKAGKSGNAGTEGEAK, encoded by the coding sequence ATGACCATCATCGCCATCTCTAACCAGAAGGGCGGCGTCGGCAAGACCACGACCACCTTTCACCTAGCCCGCGCGGCCGCACGCTCAGGCGCGCGCGTCCTCGTCGTCGATATGGATCCGCAAGCGAACCTGTCGGCGGCGCTGGCTGCTGATGGCATCGTCGACGGCCAGGCAGGAGTTGCCGACGCCCTCTCCGCGCGCTCGCCACTCACACTTGCCAATGTCCTCGTGCCGACGGTCTGGGAGGGTGTGACCCTCGCACCATCGGGCGGCGATGCCCTCGCCGCCGTGCGCGACGAGCTCATCGGCGTTCAGGCTGGCCGTGAGCAGCGCCTCCGGCGTGCGATCGCCTCTGTCGGGCAGGTCTTCGATCTCGTCCTTGTCGACTGCCCGCCCTCCCTTGATCAGCTCTCTATCAACGCTCTGTCGGCCGCCGATGCGGTCCTCATCGTCACCCAAGCAAAGCTCTGGTCCTCCTCCGGGCTGGCTCACCTGCTCGAGACGATCAGCCAGGTCGGTGAGTACTACAACTCGGGATTGAAGGTGGCTGGCGTCCTCGTCAATCTCCATGAGGGGCAGACGGTCTCGGCGAGGCACTGGCTCGACGAGCTTGAGGCTGCGTGCGCGGCGCGAGGGCTGCCGCTGTTGCTGCCTGCCATCCCGCGCCGCGTCGTCATTGCCGACGCCGCCGAGGCTGCCCTAGGTCTTGACCAGTGGACACCTCCCCAGATGGATCTCCAGGACCTTTACGAGAGTCACCTGGAGGCCTTGCTCGCCAACGCTGGCACGCATGGCAAGGCGGGCAAGAGCGGCAACGCTGGCACGGAAGGAGAAGCGAAATGA
- a CDS encoding CopG family transcriptional regulator, with translation MTDYDALAARAERGELKTVRRIYEGDGRPIDLADIFMTAGRPRMEEATTARHTWKTRATDELDAALTERARKENLPKSALIRKAVAAYLATA, from the coding sequence ATGACCGACTACGACGCTCTTGCCGCGCGGGCGGAGCGTGGGGAGCTGAAGACCGTGCGCCGCATCTACGAAGGCGACGGCCGCCCGATTGACCTCGCCGACATCTTCATGACGGCCGGGCGCCCCCGGATGGAAGAAGCAACAACCGCGCGACACACCTGGAAGACGCGAGCCACCGATGAGCTGGATGCTGCGCTAACGGAGCGAGCGCGGAAGGAGAACCTTCCGAAGTCTGCTCTCATCCGCAAGGCGGTCGCCGCCTATCTTGCAACGGCCTGA
- a CDS encoding recombinase family protein: protein MSITGYVRVSTDDQDEASQVAALEEAGCSVLYVERASGATTCRPEWKACLRSLGRGDTLVVVRIDRLGRSLVELVQIIDELHARGIEFRSLTEAIDTTTPAGRMVFQVAGAFAEYERALIRARTREGLAAARARGAHIGRPRVLTPEQAAHARALRAQGQSVSTIARILSCSASTIRRLS from the coding sequence ATGAGCATCACGGGTTATGTCAGGGTCTCGACGGACGACCAGGACGAGGCCAGCCAGGTCGCCGCCCTCGAGGAGGCCGGCTGCTCCGTCCTCTACGTGGAGCGCGCCTCCGGAGCCACGACATGCCGGCCGGAATGGAAGGCCTGTCTCCGCTCCCTTGGGCGAGGTGACACCCTCGTAGTCGTCAGAATCGACCGCCTCGGCCGCTCCCTCGTCGAGCTGGTCCAGATCATCGACGAGCTACACGCCAGAGGCATCGAGTTCCGCTCCCTCACAGAGGCGATCGACACGACCACCCCCGCTGGGCGCATGGTCTTTCAGGTGGCCGGCGCCTTCGCCGAGTACGAGCGAGCCCTCATCCGAGCCCGGACACGCGAGGGCCTGGCGGCCGCTCGGGCGCGCGGCGCCCACATCGGCAGGCCCCGAGTGCTGACTCCCGAGCAGGCAGCCCATGCGCGCGCCCTGCGTGCACAGGGGCAGTCCGTCTCGACGATCGCGCGGATCCTCAGCTGCTCAGCCTCAACGATTCGGCGACTTTCCTGA
- the nrdH gene encoding glutaredoxin-like protein NrdH, whose product MCITVYTKPRCPQCDATKRTLDKQGIDYRSIDVTEDAEALDYIKSLGYQQAPVVITDEDAWSGFRPDRIKALTTTTSA is encoded by the coding sequence ATGTGCATCACCGTCTACACCAAGCCCCGCTGCCCCCAGTGCGACGCGACCAAGCGAACCCTCGATAAGCAGGGCATCGATTACCGGAGCATCGACGTCACCGAGGACGCCGAAGCCCTCGACTACATCAAGAGCCTCGGCTACCAGCAGGCCCCCGTCGTCATCACTGACGAGGATGCCTGGAGCGGATTTCGCCCCGATCGCATCAAGGCCCTCACCACGACGACGAGCGCGTAA